One stretch of Banduia mediterranea DNA includes these proteins:
- a CDS encoding DUF494 family protein: MKESVLDVLMYLFENYMDGEFSDETNHETLRVELVGAGFPEDEVDHAFRWLDGLAEQRRNLSITGAPGAIRIYARSEQARLSRECRGFVLYLEQLGILTGLTRELVIDRLLQIEDDIDLERVKWVVLLVLINEPGAEDAAAQVEEMVYYDGDFLH, from the coding sequence ATGAAAGAAAGCGTCCTCGATGTGCTGATGTATCTGTTCGAGAACTACATGGACGGTGAGTTCTCCGACGAAACCAATCACGAGACCTTGCGCGTCGAACTGGTCGGCGCCGGGTTTCCCGAAGACGAAGTCGACCATGCCTTCCGCTGGCTTGACGGACTCGCCGAACAGCGTCGCAACCTCTCGATCACCGGCGCACCCGGCGCCATCCGCATCTATGCCCGCTCCGAGCAGGCCCGTCTGTCGCGCGAATGTCGCGGCTTCGTGCTGTATCTGGAGCAGCTCGGCATCCTCACCGGGCTGACGCGCGAACTGGTCATCGACCGTCTGCTGCAAATCGAGGATGACATCGACCTGGAGCGCGTCAAATGGGTGGTGCTGCTGGTGCTCATCAACGAGCCCGGCGCCGAGGACGCGGCCGCCCAGGTCGAGGAAATGGTCTATTACGACGGCGATTTCCTGCACTGA
- a CDS encoding DNA topoisomerase I translates to MSKNLVIVESPAKAKTIKKYLGSDYEVLASYGHVRDLVPKDGAVDTEHGFAMKYQVIDRNEKHVRAISQALKSADTLILATDPDREGEAIAWHLVELLHEKKQLKDKPVKRVVFYEITKREVQKAIAEPREIASPMVNAQQARRALDYLVGFNLSPLLWRKVSPGLSAGRVQSPALRLICEREEEIKAFIPREYWTVEARVDKDGQKFSARLVEYSTRKVEQFTITSVVGAMGAKSALLKAADGKLLVAKVDKKQRRRNPSPPFTTSTLQQEANRKLGFTAQRTMRAAQQLYEGTEIDGETVGLITYMRTDSVNLAQDALQEIRETIAGKYGAGSVPPEPRHFKAKSKNAQEAHEAIRPTAASRLPEHIARALPPDQARLYELIWKRAVASQMTQAVYDTVTAELRAGPDHAFRANGSVLVEPGFIAVYTDGKDQPDDEDDEKRLPVLVQGETVELIDVIPDQHFTEPPPRFTEASLVKTLEEYDIGRPSTYATIISTLQSRDYVRLEGKAFTPTDVGMIVNRFLTEHFTRYVDYDFTAKLEDNLDAVSRGEKEWVPLLEEFWGDFKPTVDLKQELKRQDVAETRELGTDPESGKPVTARLGRYGPFVQIGTKDDEDKPRFASLRANQRIDTITLDSALALFELPRTLGETADGTEVQANIGRFGPYVRIGKTFVSMKKDDDPYTIELPRALELYEAKLAALEAATIKTFAASEVRIIKGRFGPYITDGSRRGKIPRGEEPESLSLARCEELLAEQAPAKKGAKKSAKKTAAKKVAKKATAKKAPAKKRAARKAAAKKAAG, encoded by the coding sequence ATGAGCAAGAACCTGGTCATCGTCGAATCGCCAGCCAAGGCGAAGACGATCAAGAAATATCTCGGCAGCGACTACGAAGTCCTGGCCTCCTACGGCCACGTGCGCGATCTCGTGCCCAAGGACGGCGCCGTCGACACCGAGCACGGCTTCGCGATGAAGTACCAGGTCATCGATCGCAACGAGAAACACGTACGCGCCATCAGTCAGGCGCTGAAGAGTGCCGACACCCTGATTCTCGCAACTGACCCTGACCGCGAAGGCGAGGCCATCGCCTGGCATCTGGTCGAGCTGTTGCATGAAAAGAAGCAGCTCAAGGACAAGCCGGTCAAACGCGTGGTGTTCTACGAGATCACCAAGCGCGAAGTGCAGAAGGCCATCGCCGAACCGCGCGAAATCGCGAGCCCCATGGTCAATGCCCAGCAGGCACGGCGCGCGCTCGACTATCTGGTGGGCTTCAATCTGTCGCCGCTGCTGTGGCGCAAGGTATCGCCCGGCCTGTCGGCCGGTCGCGTGCAAAGCCCGGCACTGCGCCTGATCTGCGAACGCGAAGAAGAGATCAAGGCCTTCATTCCGCGCGAGTACTGGACCGTGGAGGCGCGCGTCGACAAGGATGGCCAGAAGTTCTCGGCACGTCTGGTCGAATATTCGACGCGCAAGGTCGAGCAGTTCACGATCACCTCGGTGGTCGGCGCGATGGGCGCCAAGAGTGCACTGCTCAAGGCGGCCGACGGCAAGCTGCTGGTCGCCAAGGTCGACAAGAAGCAGCGGCGCCGCAATCCCTCGCCGCCGTTCACGACCTCGACCCTGCAGCAGGAGGCCAACCGCAAGCTCGGCTTCACCGCGCAGCGCACCATGCGCGCCGCGCAGCAGCTCTACGAAGGCACCGAGATCGACGGCGAGACGGTCGGCCTGATTACCTATATGCGTACCGACTCGGTGAATCTGGCCCAGGACGCCCTGCAGGAGATACGCGAGACCATCGCCGGCAAATACGGCGCCGGCTCGGTTCCGCCCGAGCCACGTCATTTCAAGGCAAAGTCCAAGAACGCGCAGGAAGCGCATGAGGCGATCCGTCCCACGGCGGCCTCGCGTCTGCCGGAGCACATCGCGCGCGCGCTGCCGCCGGATCAGGCCCGTCTCTATGAGCTGATCTGGAAGCGTGCCGTCGCCAGCCAGATGACGCAGGCGGTGTACGACACCGTCACCGCCGAGCTGCGCGCGGGGCCGGATCATGCCTTCCGCGCCAATGGTTCGGTGTTGGTGGAGCCCGGCTTCATCGCGGTTTATACCGATGGCAAGGATCAGCCGGACGACGAGGACGACGAGAAGCGCCTGCCGGTGCTGGTCCAGGGCGAGACCGTCGAACTGATCGACGTGATCCCCGACCAGCATTTCACCGAGCCGCCACCGCGCTTCACCGAAGCGAGTCTGGTCAAGACGCTCGAGGAGTACGACATCGGCCGGCCGTCGACTTACGCCACGATCATCTCCACGCTGCAGTCGCGCGACTACGTGCGGCTCGAAGGCAAGGCCTTCACGCCGACCGACGTTGGCATGATCGTCAACCGCTTCCTGACCGAGCATTTCACGCGCTACGTGGACTACGATTTCACCGCCAAGCTCGAGGACAACCTCGACGCGGTGTCGCGCGGCGAGAAGGAATGGGTGCCGCTGCTCGAAGAGTTCTGGGGTGACTTCAAGCCCACGGTCGACCTGAAGCAGGAACTCAAGCGCCAGGACGTGGCGGAAACGCGCGAACTGGGTACCGATCCCGAATCCGGCAAGCCGGTCACGGCACGCCTGGGCCGCTATGGGCCGTTCGTGCAGATCGGCACCAAGGACGACGAGGACAAGCCGCGCTTCGCCAGCCTGCGTGCCAACCAGCGCATCGACACAATCACGCTGGATTCCGCGCTGGCCCTGTTCGAACTGCCGCGCACGCTCGGCGAGACCGCCGACGGCACCGAGGTCCAGGCCAACATCGGCCGCTTCGGCCCCTACGTGCGCATCGGCAAGACCTTCGTCTCGATGAAGAAGGACGACGATCCCTACACGATCGAACTGCCGCGCGCGCTGGAACTCTACGAAGCCAAGCTCGCCGCGCTGGAAGCGGCCACGATCAAGACCTTCGCCGCCAGCGAAGTGCGGATCATCAAGGGCCGTTTCGGACCCTACATCACCGACGGTTCGCGTCGCGGCAAGATTCCGCGTGGCGAAGAACCCGAATCGCTGAGCCTGGCGCGCTGCGAGGAACTGCTCGCCGAGCAGGCGCCGGCCAAGAAGGGCGCGAAGAAGAGCGCCAAAAAGACCGCAGCGAAGAAAGTCGCCAAGAAGGCGACGGCGAAAAAGGCACCGGCCAAGAAGCGCGCGGCCAGGAAAGCAGCTGCCAAAAAGGCGGCTGGCTGA
- a CDS encoding L-threonylcarbamoyladenylate synthase, protein MSPQRAARVLRRGGVIAYPTEGVWGLGCDPDNALACERILMIKNRPWEKGLILVANDFDQLMPWITLPSNSAIRRAATTWPGPVTWLFPCADDCPLWLSGDHDTIAVRISDHPVVRALCHYFGGAIVSTSANRAGRDPALSATRVRLQLRSEIDGLVPGPLGGLEGPTPIRDVRSGFMLRR, encoded by the coding sequence CTGTCGCCGCAGCGCGCCGCGCGGGTATTGCGGCGCGGCGGCGTCATCGCCTATCCAACCGAAGGCGTCTGGGGTCTGGGTTGCGACCCTGACAACGCGCTCGCATGCGAGCGCATCCTGATGATCAAGAACCGGCCCTGGGAAAAGGGCCTGATCCTGGTCGCGAACGATTTCGACCAGCTGATGCCCTGGATCACCCTGCCGTCGAATTCCGCGATCCGCCGCGCCGCGACCACCTGGCCGGGTCCGGTGACCTGGCTGTTTCCCTGCGCCGATGACTGCCCGCTGTGGCTGAGCGGCGACCACGACACCATTGCCGTACGCATCAGCGACCACCCGGTCGTGCGCGCGCTGTGCCACTACTTCGGCGGCGCCATCGTATCGACCAGCGCCAATCGTGCCGGCCGCGATCCGGCCCTGAGCGCGACGCGGGTGCGCCTGCAGCTACGCTCCGAAATCGATGGCCTGGTACCCGGCCCGCTGGGAGGTCTTGAGGGCCCCACGCCGATCCGCGACGTGCGCAGCGGATTCATGCTGCGGCGGTAA
- the hemF gene encoding oxygen-dependent coproporphyrinogen oxidase: MSDVTDARAVESYLRGLQNRICRELERLDGEARFVADPWQREEGGGGVSRILSDGAVFERAGVGFSDVYGSQLPPSASAARPELAGRGFRAMGVSLVIHPRNPYVPTAHANVRFFIAEKPGEVPVWWFGGGFDLTPYYGFEDDVRHWHRQAQAACAPFGEHVHPRLKSWCDDYFHLKHRNEPRGVGGLFFDDWQEGGFDQAFGLMRSVGDHFLPAYVPIVERRSAMPYGQREREWQALRRGRYVEFNLVWDRGTLFGLQSGGRTESILMSMPPQVAWRYRHEPVAASPEAELLEKFLKVRDWV; this comes from the coding sequence ATGAGCGATGTGACCGACGCCCGCGCCGTCGAATCCTATCTGCGCGGACTGCAGAACCGGATCTGCCGCGAACTGGAGCGACTCGACGGCGAGGCGCGCTTCGTCGCGGACCCATGGCAACGCGAGGAAGGCGGCGGCGGCGTAAGCCGCATCCTCTCGGACGGCGCAGTGTTCGAGCGCGCCGGTGTCGGCTTTTCGGATGTATACGGCTCGCAGCTGCCGCCATCGGCCAGTGCGGCGCGCCCCGAGCTGGCCGGTCGCGGATTTCGTGCGATGGGCGTTTCGCTGGTGATCCACCCGCGCAACCCCTATGTGCCCACAGCCCATGCCAATGTGCGTTTCTTCATTGCCGAAAAGCCGGGCGAGGTCCCGGTGTGGTGGTTCGGCGGCGGCTTCGATCTGACGCCGTACTACGGCTTCGAGGACGACGTACGTCATTGGCACCGGCAGGCACAGGCCGCCTGCGCGCCGTTTGGCGAACATGTGCATCCACGGCTCAAGTCCTGGTGTGACGACTACTTCCACCTCAAGCACCGGAACGAGCCGCGCGGTGTCGGCGGCCTGTTCTTCGACGACTGGCAGGAGGGCGGATTCGATCAGGCCTTCGGCCTGATGCGCAGCGTCGGCGATCATTTCCTGCCGGCCTATGTGCCGATCGTCGAGCGCCGCAGTGCCATGCCCTATGGGCAGCGCGAACGTGAATGGCAGGCGCTGCGACGCGGCCGCTACGTGGAGTTCAACCTGGTCTGGGATCGTGGCACCTTGTTCGGTCTGCAGAGTGGCGGCCGTACCGAATCCATACTGATGTCGATGCCGCCGCAGGTGGCCTGGCGCTATCGCCACGAACCGGTCGCGGCCTCGCCCGAAGCCGAACTGCTGGAGAAGTTCCTCAAGGTTCGCGACTGGGTCTGA